One Vicia villosa cultivar HV-30 ecotype Madison, WI linkage group LG5, Vvil1.0, whole genome shotgun sequence genomic window, ttttttgaaaatttttagggtcaattttattatttttgaaaatatgagaatcaaattgtaaaatttgaaaaaataatagtaacaaatacattctatagAGTATTAgaagaatttcaaattctttggtttttgatgTCATTTTAAAGTAATTAAATTTATGATGTAAGGCCTGTTTGGCTTATAGTCTGTTCTGGTTTTCCTTGTTCAGCTGGATCGATAGATCACTTTGCtttgtaattgtttttttaattaatgaaattcattttgattcaaaaaaaataattaaatttaacttaaataaaatactccataaatttccatcattttaacaattcttcatttttgtatccaaaacaataaattttgtacaaatcattttaaattttctcaAAATACTATATTACTTCGTTAAAATGATTTATCCAAACACACTCATATTTTTAATGTGTTACAATTAgtttaaaacatttaaaacattaaACAGTTTTAAGAAAATCTGTACTAGCATCGACCATTTTTAAATTGCATTATTTTCATTTCTATATTGTGAAATTTGTTTGACGGTCACAAAAACTAGAATTTAGTATTTGACTGATTCTCATTCCAGCCGCGTTTATCATTCCACCCGCCTAATAATGATAACAATAGATGAATTTGTCAAAATAACTTGAATTAAAATCAACAATTATTTTCCTGCTCTTATTaatttacaaaattaaaaatataagtcaATACAAATAAATTTGAAGCTTCCTTGTAAAAGGACTCAATCATATTTATTTCAATATAATATTAAGATCATCACGTTAGAATAGCAGACGATTTATCAATATAAATAGAGTACAAGGATGCACAAAGAGAGGCACACCAAAATAGCAAACACAATTAATATACCATTGCAATAATGAAGAAATCATCTTTTCTCTTGACAGCCTTAACAATTCTCATGTCTATTTCAACTGCAATATCACAATCTCCAACTCAAAATTTTCTCACTTGTTTTTCTCATAATTCCCATGCTTCTAATGTTACTTACACACCAAACAACACCTCATTTTTAACCATCCTCAACAAGAAAATGTTTCACAAGAAATTTCAAACACCAACAACACCAAAACCTTTGGCAATTATAACCGCAAAAGATGCTTCTCATGTCCAAGCAACAGTCATTTGTGCCAAAAGTAACAATATTCAAATCAGAATCCGAAGCGGAGGCCATGACTATGAAGGATACTCATATGTATCAGACGTGCCTTTTGTTATACTCGACTTGTTTAATATCAATTCAGTTGATATCAATTTACAAGAAGAAACGGCATGGGTTGATTCGGGTGCAACAGTGGGTAAGATTTATTACAACATTGCAAAGAAAAGCAAATTTCTTGCTTTCCCAGCTGGGGTTTGTTTTTCTTTAGGTGCTGGTGGCCATTTTTCTGGTGGTGGCTATGGAAATTTGATGAGAAAATATGGTCTTTCTGTTGATAATATCATTGATGCAATAATAGTTGATGCCAATGGTAACATTTTTGATAGAAAATCAATGGGAGAAGATCTCTTTTGGGCTATAAGAGGTGGGGGTGGAGCTAGTTTTGGTGTTATTCTTTCATGGAAACTCAAATTAGTTCAAGTACCATCACAAATTACTGTTTTCAATGTGAAAAGGAATGTGAATGAAGGTGCAACTGATGTTGTTTACAAATGGCAACTAGTTGCACCAAAATTGCATAGAGATCTTTTCATTAGAGTGCAACCTAATGTTGTCCAAATTGCTAATGGGACAAAAAATACAGTGCAAGTTAGTTTTATTGGTCAATTTTCGGGAACAACCGAAAGGCTTTTACGTTTGATTAGTAAAAGTTTTCCtgaattaggtttgaaaaaaagtGATTGTTTTTCAATGCCTTGGATTAATAGCACTCTTTTTGCGTATGGTCGACCAATCGGTACTCCCCTAGAAGCATTGTTGGAGGAACCCCAAGCAGGTTATTCCAAAGGTCAATCAGATTATGTGAAGAGGCCAATTCCAAAGGTAGCTCTAGAATCTATGTGGAAAAAAATGATCGAAGGTGAGACTTTGTTTATGCAATGGAATCCTTATGGTGGAAGAATGGGAGAGATATTGTCATCGCAAACTCCATTTCCTCATAGAGCTGGAAACTTGTTCAAGATACAGTATTTTAATAGTTGGACAGATGGATCTCCTCAATCTATTGAACGTCACGTGAATTTTTCAAGGTCGTTTTATAAATTAATGACACCCTATGTTTCAAATTCTCCTAGGGAGGCATTTCTTAACTATAGGGATGCTGATATTGGTGCCAATCATCCAAGTAATACAACCAAATTTGACATTGCTAGAACTTATGGAAGCAAGTATTTCAAAGGAAATTTCGAAAGATTGGTGAGTGTGAAAACCAAGGTTGATCCAGAGAATTTTTTCAGATATGAACAAAGTATACCTACTAGGACATATTGAGGTGATAAAATGTTGTGTTGTATTatgaatttataaaaataattttatgaaataaatattaagaaataaatgggaaaaataaaaaattgtattaagTCACATACTTTCTTAGCGTTGCAACCCATTATAAGTTATTGAATTGTTGtaatttctttattatgtttctttatttaagttattttaatttaaattatagtcAAGAAATTTATAGTTGTATGTTATTTGGTAATATTGTTGCTTTAGTTAATGGTTGAATGAGGTTTAAGCAAGGGTCCctcttttaatttttagattcttTTCCTTGTTGCTAGATATAAGTATTATTAATCTCacttttaatttttagattcttTTCCTTGTTGTTAGATATAAGTATTTTTttccatttggaaatattttttctgttcttttcGTTATCTTCTTCATCATAAGCAAGTCTTTTCAGCTTGTTGCTGCAATTTTCCAAATAGAGTACGTGTGTCCATAACCTTAAAAATTTTTAATTCACAAATTGTAGTGAGTTTTGTTTGCCAGTTGTGATTTAAGCATCTAAGAATTGTTATGACTTATTCTTCATTTGAGAATGTTTTCTCCAAAGTTCTTATATGGCTCATGATATGAGTGAACCGTGTTTGCATTTGATTTATGTTCTCTTTAGGTTTCATTCTCAAAAGTTCATACTCATGGGTTAATGCGCCCAACCTTGCCCTGTTCACGTCAACAATACCTTCCTGGGTGATTCGGAGGATGTCTCGCATTTCTTTAGCAGTTTCGCAGTGAGAAACTCGTAAGTATTCATCAAGACCATGTGCGGTGGTGATGATGTTCTTAGCTTTCAACCATTTTGCACATTCTCTTTATCCTCTTTGGACCAATCCTTTTCGGGTTTGTTTACTACAACACTATTAACTTTGTGTATAGGAACAAATGGTCCATCTTTCACAATTTTCCAAATACCACAATCCATTCCTTATATGAAGAACTTCATTTTCTCTTTCCATAACCCATATCCTTCCCCATTAAAGCATGGAGGTTTGGTTAGTGAATAGCTTGAAGTCATCCTTCCACCTTAGATGATTAGTCCTTAATAAGTGTTAGACTCTAATTTCACTTGTTGAACAATTGACCTCAAGCACAAGAGGGGGTGATTTGTAGTTTTAGAAAAGTATGGATATTTTTCCCTTTCCCAATTAAGATCATGTTAGTAATGTTTTTTAGTATTAAAGCCTAacgaaaataacataaataaattatattgcagaaaattaaagaggaTAAGGATAGAAAGATTGCACCAGAGAGTTATCCAGGTTAGAAAAAATGTTGGCTTAGTCCTGTCTCCAAGAGTTCTTCTAGAGATTTTCCACTATAGACTTGTAAGGTTTTATCGGTTATGCCCACAAACCTTAATACAATATGaccttttgaatttgaacaaaCTTGTTCTCAACCTATGGACAACTTTCACCCAAGATCAAAGCTTTTCATCGGCTAAGCTTCATAAACCAACAACAGATATCTATGGTTGATCTCAAAGAccaaaatttaatttcttaaaGCTATTATACCCTTAATACTATCAAAGACCAGCATAACCACTTACATAAAATTCTCCTCACAAATAATATTTCACCCCAAAGC contains:
- the LOC131607513 gene encoding berberine bridge enzyme-like 17, translating into MKKSSFLLTALTILMSISTAISQSPTQNFLTCFSHNSHASNVTYTPNNTSFLTILNKKMFHKKFQTPTTPKPLAIITAKDASHVQATVICAKSNNIQIRIRSGGHDYEGYSYVSDVPFVILDLFNINSVDINLQEETAWVDSGATVGKIYYNIAKKSKFLAFPAGVCFSLGAGGHFSGGGYGNLMRKYGLSVDNIIDAIIVDANGNIFDRKSMGEDLFWAIRGGGGASFGVILSWKLKLVQVPSQITVFNVKRNVNEGATDVVYKWQLVAPKLHRDLFIRVQPNVVQIANGTKNTVQVSFIGQFSGTTERLLRLISKSFPELGLKKSDCFSMPWINSTLFAYGRPIGTPLEALLEEPQAGYSKGQSDYVKRPIPKVALESMWKKMIEGETLFMQWNPYGGRMGEILSSQTPFPHRAGNLFKIQYFNSWTDGSPQSIERHVNFSRSFYKLMTPYVSNSPREAFLNYRDADIGANHPSNTTKFDIARTYGSKYFKGNFERLVSVKTKVDPENFFRYEQSIPTRTY